The Pygocentrus nattereri isolate fPygNat1 chromosome 12, fPygNat1.pri, whole genome shotgun sequence genome includes the window TCATAAATTCAGAAACAGCTCTGAAGCTTCACATTTTATACATACTGATTGTTTTGATTCTACTAGCTAGTTTCTCAAACAGCATTCTCTGTTAGTAATTCTAATCAACACATCTGatgtaaaataatatttgtGATTAATCTGATTGACTATTTCCAAAGAATGTTCCACTTAGAACAAGTATATTCTTAATCTAGACATGATTACTGAACAAAACTATTGAGTTTTAAGCTGtactgttgttgtttacagaatAACGCACAAGTAACTTTGATTAACCACCCCAACACTGTTCTCCAGTACAAAACAAGTCAGACAGTTTGAGGTATCACAGTAATCTGTAAGGTCCAGTAAACAGTTTTATCCCATTATACAATCTAGTCAAGTGGCTAAGAAATGTTTCTTGCCtgaaattttcttcttttattttgcgcttcagctacgaggctaatgtagctaacaagtcatGTTCTTTTTGAAATATAGAGAACACTGTATTCTTCACTGTTAGAAGCTACCCAAGTCTATTCTAGGCTAtttaacaacatttacattatcTAATGCACTGATTAACTAATGCTTGTCACATCATCCATAGTAGGAATGGCACATACCAATATGATCCTGGGCACCTGAATACAGAAACTAACCAATTAGTGCAATAAAAAAGCAGTGGATAAGCAACATGTTCCTTTTAGAACAAGTGTATCGTCAGTCCAGATGTACTAAGAGCCTTCGTTATTTACTTTACATTCCACTATGACGATTTCAAAGTGAGGCTAGTAAAAGCTCTTTGCTGATGCGTTCAACTTAAAATCATTTGGCGTAATAACAACAATTACGTCAATGATATGTCAACTATGTATACAGAAACCACAATGACCattattaccaaaaaaaaaactttaagctTGAATGATGACAAGCATATAAAGAAGTGTGATACCTGGGTTGTTATCTGACACTGTAACAAGGTAGAACAGGCCCTGTTTGGAAAGTAACTGGGGAACCATTGGGAAGAATCTGTCCATcacctctctgcctctctcgcCTCCAGCCCAAGATGCCTCAATACCATGACTGCCCACCTGTACAGAAACATGCAACAATATCAGGCAAAGACATGGGGATACCTCAGTAATCGCGACCCCATGAACTCATGACAGTCTATGGACTCTCTTACAGTTTAGAGCAGTCCTGGGAACCACACTGGTACGACACTCAGTGAGTTGCTGCCTGCTTCATGACAAATTGTTTACTCACTCTAGGTTGGATGTCGATTTGAAAGTTTAAacggggaaaaaaaatgtagaaatgtttCTTATTGTTGCCATTAACGATGTTCAATAACCTTCAGCCCTAGTGTAGTGCACACCCAGCTTATCTCATTCTGTATCAGATACGTACCTCCTCGGACGGTGTAACAACATATGGAGGGTTGAAAAGAAGAACATCCACCTTTCCGTTTAGTCTGGGCAAAAAACACTCAGTCTGAGGAGCAAATGGACAAATACAAACAAGACAACCACTTTTATGAAAAAAAGCATACTTGGCCTAACAACAAAGGCAGTTCTACACACTTTGATGGGCAGCTACAGATGTGTGGCCATGTCCACtattggaaaagaaaagaagcggAGAGAACTGAATGCGTCTCACCAAATCTGTAATGACTGGCTGTAGATCAAGCTTATTGCAGCGAGACGTCTCTGCTGTGCACTGGGCTGCTGCTGGGTTCAGGTCAGTACAGCTTTGACATGCAAGCACACAAAACAATCAACTTAAAATGGCAAAACCACCATGAAGCTAGTCAGGTTGTGAAAATGTGTTGAGGGAAGAGATTCGACCACATTAACTTTGGAATACTAGTTTGGATTATAGTAGTACTGCATCAGTGGCCCTTTGCATGTTTAACTGGTTCTTCTCCTTGATAGAGTTATTTATGGATcttaaaagaacctttttaaaaaagattttagaTACAGTCTTATGAACACCCCCGggcaaattatgttttgttggtctgaagtgaaaataagttaacacatcctctaaagagaACAAACGGAAataattttaatgtatttacagCAGAATTTCcattatttactgaatttaacatataaaatgtgccacaacacaaaattaaataataaaaatagttttttgaaATGGGCAGAAATATGttgcctgtagaggatgttcacaaattaaattcattaaaacaacatttaaccAGGGgcaccaaaacttttgcatgacGGTAGCACCAAATAGCACTACTACAGTTCCACGTCATAGACTTCCAAgtctttttgctaagagtgttgCAATAAAAAGTAGTTATATTGGAAATTAGTTTAGTTTTACTGCAGTGTGGCACATCTTGAACATAAATATGTGAAGCTATTTGTGATTTTCTATATTCATGTGTAAATCGATCCTCTAGTGACATTTGTACATTTagtgtattttaaaaatcatcaaaaatcaTTACACTCCTGAGGGCTGGCTGGGCTAACACAACGGAAATGTATTCTACATGTAAGAGAGGTGATGTTAAAACGACTTATCAATCACATATTTGACACACGTCACACTCACAGATAGAACGCTTCAGTCCCAATCACAGATGCCAGGAAGGCAGAGACCACACCTGAGCCACTGCCCACCTCCAGACAAACAGCAGGTCTGAACACATGGAAAATCCAATTAGATCACAGTAAGATCAAATGCGTAGAGAACAGGGGGGACGTTCTTGCTTCTAAGTCACAAGTGTCAGACTGCAGTCCTCCAGTATTAGCCAATTAGCAAGatcttcatgaactgaattcaagGTGTTAGAAGATGGAAAACGCTCATCAGGCCTCATAGGctgaaaaatctaaacaaaaaccCAAGTCTTATTTAAGTTTTAGTTCAGTTATGGCTGCTTTTCctgcatctctggcaggaaacttccACAAAAGTCAAACAGTTTCTTTACGGTATAATTTCTcttaacatttgatttttttcagcttcacattcaccagcttcttatttgaattttcccattccaccttgaATCCTGCCTACAGTACCAGAATGTCACCAACTATGTagctaactgttgcaccatttaaggtggaacaggaaaattcgaacaagaagctggagacgAGCTGTCAGtttcgtctccaaatgatcaatgttcgtcttaaatttttctctttgccattttgttagCTACCAGCTAGGCAAGACttatctgcgttgctatggtgaccagcagtctgcgccaACTTTCAGGGTTAAAGGCCGAATGAGCAGTTTAAAAGTAAACTCCTgcatttaaaagtatttattgttaaaaccgctggaatgatcagcagagctttattttaagaggattgtttcatttttacctagaaatctaatttacatttatggcatttggctgacgctcttatgcaGAGCAACtttcaatttgatcattttacactggtaggtgaaggtagtgttaggaatcttgcccaaggactcttattggtataatgttagggtgcttacccaggtgggggattgaaccccagtctacagcatataaggcagaggtgttacccactacactaaccactgTGGAGCCacagggcagtgaaagagctgcatgttgctgacACCTGATCTAACAAACCTTGTTAATATTTTTTAGAAATGCGATATACTTTATCCATTCACATCCAAGGCCTTATTTTCTTAGTTTTAcaaatttttacatttctcaGGACCACAGGAATCATGATGTTATTTGGTGAAACTATCAAGTAGAGCTGGCCAATAATGGcaacaattaataataataataataataataataactaacaCCACCACACCACAATACTTTAATCAAATTATCACATGAcgtcacaatatttattattttttgataaTCATCTGGTAAATTGGAACTGGGAAAGTAGTGCACCATTTTAAACATACTTTGAATCCAAGTATTTATCAAATTAAACAGGattaattttgctctctttgtaatcaaacatgcagttggaaagtgtttttcactactgacaatatccatgatatgcACAGAAAAGCTGTCTGTGACATATTGAGACGTAACTTATCACAATAAATAGAGTCATATTGCCAAGATGTACTATCAAGTCCACATAGTTTTAAAACACCATCACAGCTATGCCACTCTGTAGACACTCACCTCCTTTGCCTCAGCAAATCAGCATCCACTTCCAAGGCATCAATCAAAAGGAAGGAGTCTTCTGCTGGCTCATATACCCCAGAGAAAGGCTCACGACCAGCGTGGGCATACAAAGGAGTTGGGTACATCAGTGCAACATGTCAAGTAAGGAAGATGTGAAGCATTCCTGATAAAAGACGAAGAAAGCATTAggccaggcatgtcaaactggagaccttccaggccaaagtgctgcagagactGAACCTCATCTAGGGCCGGGCGATAAAACAATAATTATCACGACATAACTTTTCCTCGATATCGCGATAAGAAAGGTCCGCAAaattttcaatataatacaCCATTATCACAGTCCCACATTCAGCGACAGCCCTGGTggtgttttctactgcaaggaaagcgaccctactctgctgtcgccaggagagggcgcacttccGAGTTTTTCCGATATGATTAGAGGGTGAGGGGGCTACAAGTGAATGAAGTCTTTAGCAACGGCCGAAACGTGGAGTTAAACATttcctgtttgagtggagcgacctgttctcctgtgaccaagtgtgagtgacgAGGTAAGTGACCTGATATACTGTCCCtttggcagtcgtgggctggaggttagggaactggccctgtgaccgaaaggttgccggttcgattcccaccgccgacggtccatgactgaggtgtccttgagcaagacacctgacccccagttgctcctcaggtgccgtggatagggctgctcactgccccctagtgtgtgtgtgctcactagtgtgtatgtggtgtttcacttcacagatgggttaaatgcacaggtgaaattttcccatttGTGGGATGAAAAAGCGTCACTTAAAttgaactcacctctttctgtacatcttaacaagctttagcagcggTAAATCGCGTCCGCTCCTCTCAACTAAAGCGCTGTTACAGCGctgtcatattttagtattagtgcattcccaagcaacgaaagtgaaagaaagaagtgggttcatgcgAATTACAGTCCTGATTTAAACAAAGGTAAACTAAGGAAGCTGTGTGGTAGCTAACGAGCTTCCCGGGCTAGCTGTTTAACACCTGAAAGGCGGACactgtttgtctggtgttgaCATATTGCGGTTCACCCCTTAAACTACTGCAATAGTATAGAGAAATCCAGCCATCTGTTGGCgggtgtctgaatactgtgaTGTGCTCTCACATGGATGCAGTAGGACTGATGCCAGTaaggcggtgtgatccatcactgacctaccGAGCCAGCTAATGTCTGCTGGTTGTACTAAGTTGgcattgttgagaaactaaacagtttagctctGTTTTTGGCCACTTATTTAGAATTTATAACAGGATAGCCGCACAgtcgtcaccagacagctaaaaataatgttttctttcttcaattatgactattacaaaaactgcagccgtgcttttccagctgataaaaacagctgatcagacactttctctcactgtcccaccacagatttgtgaaatgttccactgtttggtgtgTTCTGACTAGGGGTGTACCATATCGTATCATTCGCGATATTACCGGTATAACTTTCTAaacgataaaaaaaaatccacatcgTGATAACAGCGATATTCTGACGTGTTGACGTAATGACGTCATGCGCGTGGCGTACGTTCGTTGCGTGAGTCATTTTGGAACAGAAAGAAGTAGCTATGGCgcaaagcagctctgtggtggagTTTCTCCCAAAATCGGGAGCGACTTCAGTAGAGTGGAGGTGGTTTAGTTATAAAATCTCGGATGTACAGCAGATCACAGTAACATGCAAGAAGCCTGTAACAACAAAAGGGGGAAACACAACTCATCTGTTTCACCACCTCAAGCAGAAGCACTCAGTGGAGTATGAGGCTGTTTACATGTAAAAgacttttgccaatccgattgaaaacaaccggattacagattcagactgaggtgtttattctcactctgttcgacaatctgatgaaaatcctCGTTTACAGCTCGCTGCAAGTAACCCGATGcagaatgacgcgcatgcgtggagcagcgctgagagtaaccgttaccatgacagcgaacatcccGTGACGTCCAGTCGGCGTGAGACGAGTTTCCAGTTGACGCGCTTGtggttttaactgctttaaactgacgtcagactcagaagAACGTCCTTCACCTGTACttaaaggaagacgtcgtgctctgagacacagaagctggtcgtccgtcccgccgccgtcttttaaagctcagagtataaacctcgtctccagGATAGCCACGTTTAAATGCATCCAAATAATCTGCTAATAATCCGACTATATATCTCGATTGGAATCAGTTATTTTTTTGTGTCTACTGAATATTTGAAACATATTTATATgttaattaacatttattttgttgcaatagcatgttttttaaattgataaaatgttattcagtgttttgtcatATCGCCAAAAATACcctgaaatattgtgatattattctagagccatatcgcccacccctagtTCTGAActtaaaggatagtttaaaatggcaattaaccacccaggatcaataatcagccttcaaacttaaaataaataatgatttgacatttatcgcgATACGTATCGATatcaaatgattcattttttttatcgcgataacatttttggccctATCGCCTAGCTCTAACCTCATCTAACATGAATTTAGTTCATGAAGgctttgctaattagctgaatcaggtgtgtttaatgaggcattGTGTTGAGGTCTGCAGTGGTTTTTGTTAGTCATCCTGTAttccagtggtcaccaaccccactcctggagatctactttacTACAAATTTTAGCTCCAACCTTAATCCATCCCACCTGATCCATCTAATTATTgccttcagaagtccttgattaCAAAGATGTTTCAGAAGATGAAATCTGCAGGaaggtggatctccaggaggagggctGATGACCCCTGTTGCTCTTCTTCAGCAGCCAGTTTCTGCCCACAGAACTGCTCTTGGCTGGGTGAAGGATCACCTTCCACCTAAACCCCTGCAATGTTGCTGGGCCTCATGGTCTCATACCAATGCCATATACATACCACCATGGCACAGTCACTACTGTGTTGAAAGTAGACCTTTCACTATCTAAATATCAACTGTGGTTCTGCAGTCCAAAGCTGATTACAGATCAGTGAGGACTAACAAATTGTACATGACTACAAAAGTCATCCCCAACCCTCCTCCTgaagatctactttcctgcagaatTTAGTTCTAACAGCAAGAAGCTACTCTCTAGTATCAGGGTT containing:
- the n6amt1 gene encoding methyltransferase N6AMT1; translated protein: MYPTPLYAHAGREPFSGVYEPAEDSFLLIDALEVDADLLRQRRPAVCLEVGSGSGVVSAFLASVIGTEAFYLCTDLNPAAAQCTAETSRCNKLDLQPVITDLTECFLPRLNGKVDVLLFNPPYVVTPSEEVGSHGIEASWAGGERGREVMDRFFPMVPQLLSKQGLFYLVTVSDNNPEEILALLGESGLRGKVCLSRQAGRERLFILRFSKSDKEY